The genomic stretch AGTTAGTCCGATGGCTTACCTGCCTGTTTCAGTTGCTCTGCCTTCTGCCGAGCGCCTTTATCCCCTTGGGCTGCTGCTCTCTCGTACCAGGCTCGCGCCTGGTCTAGTTTTTTCTCCGTGCCCACGCCATTTTCATACATCAGCGCCAGCGCGATCTGCCCGTCTTTATTTCCCTGCTCGGCAGCCAGCTGCATCCACTTCAACGCTTCTTTGGCATCCAGGGGAACACCAACACCATTCAGATAGGCATAACCAAGATGGTACTGCCCCTTATCATAGCCTTGTTCCGCCGCTTTCCGAAACCACTTGACCGCTTCTTCACCGTTCGCCGGCAGGCCATTCCCGGTAAAATAGAGGACGCCCAGGTTGTTTTGCGCTCTGGCATCGCCTCGTTCCGCCGCTTGAAGGAGCCATTTCAACCCCTCATCAGCATCCTTGGTCACACCGTCTCCGCTTATCAAGACTGTCCCCAGCTTGTATTGCGCTGAGGTGTCCCCTTTTTGCGCTTCATTTCGCAGCTCTTCTACGTTCACCGGCGCTGTTGCTGCCGTTTCCTGACCGACGGCGTTCGCCTGCCCTCCGGCGGCGGATGGCGATTGACCGGACGGTTGATCAGCCCTGCCTGCTTTGAAAAAACCACATCCTGTCAACAAAAGGGACAGCGAAAGGGCCAGGCCGAAAGCAATGGCTTTCTTAAACAACTTTCCAATACCTCCAATTCAGAATGACTCCTCGGTTGCTATCTTATCACAATCAGAACACCTATAGCCTACTCTTTCGAGAAGACAAGGGGAATTTACAAGCCGAGTTGTTTCATCAGTGTATATTCACTGGCCGCTGTCAAGGAAGTGGATCGGGCAGCTTCCATCATCTCATCGCCTCTGTGATCGCCCCGTTTTTTCAAGGCTGCCCCTCTCCAAAGCTCCGCCAACGCTTTTGTCACATCATCACGCTGCGCCGTAGCACTCGCCAACAGACTCTCCGCCCTGTCGGCATCTCCGAGCAACACGGCCGCTTTGCCTGCCATCAATGCCAGTTCCGGCGTAAGCGTTAAATCCGGTTGGTGTCTCCAGAGACTCCGCAGCGCCGGCGGCAGCGTTTCCTTCTTGCCGCTCGCTTCTGTCGCGATCTCAATGACACGGTTTAATGCTCGCTCCGATTGTGATTTCCAAGATGGTTGGGCCTGACCCCGGGCAAGGGCGATTCGCTGACGAAGGGCTACATCACTATTCACCTTTGCTACATCCAGGTAAGCTGTAACCAGCCAAGGGGAACAGGCCTTGCCGATTTCCGCTTCAGTAAGCGCTTCCTCATAATTTCCTCGCGCGATCAACACCTGAGCCAGCAACATGTGCGCGCCCGCATTGAAGGCGTCTGTCTCCACCGCCTTTCTTGCGTATCGTTCACTCTCTTCAAGCATCCGCACCTTCATTTTCTCATCAGATGCACGCTCGTGGTTTGTCACGAGTAACTGGGCCATCGCGCTGGGATAGTCTGCCTTCCAAGGGTCGCTTGCCATCGCCTGTTGCAAATGATGGAGCGCGCCTTGAACGTCTTTTTGGTCCAGCGCCGAAGCATATGCCAGCGCTTCCGATTCGGCATCCCGAAACAGAAAAGGAAAAATGGTCATGGGCAGCATCATCAGCAACAGCGCGCTGCTTAGAAGCCCGAAGGACTCAGAACGATGATTTCTCCATCTGTCGGTCAGGGAAGCTGATCGAGCAGCTTCCTTGGCGAGCAGGGCAGATAGGCCTGTTCCAGTGATCTGTTCGCATGCGGCATAGACACCGATGAGCGCCCATAATAACAGGGCGACTGCGCTAAGGGACAAGTTGAAGTCCATGGCCGAATGCATCGCCAATGCCAAAGCGCTGATCCCAATGGTCCAAACAGACGATACATACCATTCATTATCACATCTCCGACTGTTTCTCCAGAGAGAGTACAGCCCGAAGGACATCATCAGGAATAGGGAGATAAAAGAGACAAAACCAATGATCCCTGTCTCTACCCAAACCTGTAAAAAGTGATTGTGAACTTCCGTCGTATTGTATAAAAACGATTGATAGGCTCGATAACCGGCCTTCCAGCCGCCGCCGCCCCAACCGAGAAGCGGTCGTTCCAGCCCCATTCGAAAAGCGTCAGAATAAAAAACCAGCCGTTCCCGAAAGTTGTTATCGCCCGTACTGATGGACATGATCCGTTGGAGCACAGGGTTGTCGCTCCCGGAGAATATCACATAAGCTCCAATAAACAAAATCGCCAGCACAACTGCGCCACTGACGATCGTCCCTATAGACGCCCAACGACGATGTTCATTTCGTTCCGCGCCGTCTTTACCGACCTTTGCAGGTTCTTCCCATTTGCGCAGAAAAGGGAGCAGCACAAACCATGTGCCACCCAAGCTCAGCGCAGACGCAAGGGTAATCAACAAGGCCCTCCCGTTGGGGTGACCAAGTTGCACCTCCGGTCCGACAGTCATTGAACTTACCGCGATTGCGACCGCAAAAAGCAAGGACAAAAGCACAAGATTTCGCTTTTTATCTTTTTGGCCGAGCCAATAGAGGAAGATAAACAAGGGAATCATCATCCACGCGCCTCGGCTTTGGGTACCCAATACGGTCAGCAGGATTAAAAAGGACATGCTCGCCGATAAAGCGGCTCCATATCGGTTTCTGCTTAATGCGGCCAGGTGTATTCCCGTCAAAAAGGGCACCGTCAGATAGGCCGCCAAGGTGTTCGGATACTGAAGTGTCGAAGATAACCGGCCACTGACTAAGGCGCCGTTGATGGCAACAAAGCCTTGTGCGGCGGCGATTGCAATGACTGCAACGACTGTTCCTATCGCCGTGAGGGCAAGCAGAATCCATAATAAATAGTTGCTTCCCGCTCGTTTCTTCTCCCCATACATAAAAACGGTTGCAACAAAGGCGAAGATAAAGACCATGAAATAGTCAATCTGACGAAGCCAGGTGTATAAGGCAAGCCGCGGATTGATGGCTGAGAAGAACGAGATTCCATACCAAAGCATCAAGAGCGTTAGCGCTATAAAATAGGGAGACCGCCAAATTCGATTTACCATTTTCTTGCTTGCATCAGGCAACGATGTTCTGAAGAGGCTCAGCACAACGATAGCACACAAGGCGAGGGCAGATGCCCCATAAAGATGGAAGTTCATCTCCCTTTCAAAAAAGAGACCTCGAAAAAAGGGGGCAAGTCCGATGAGCAAGATGACAGAGATGGCAAAGTAGTTTGCGCATAATTTTATCGCTTTTTCCTCAACCTTCATTGTATCAACCCTCATTCTACTCCTTTATGTAAATTCTTGTCATATCTTGAATTTCACTGTATCAGTCCCCTGTCTTTCGACAAGCGCAACCGATAATCCTTCTGGATGAAGCCGGATAGATAATAACAAAAAACGCACCAGATAATTTTCTGATGCGGTTTCATCACTATCTCCATCTGTAAAGATGACTTTCAATCACTTACGATGAGACGGCGGCATACGCCCAAGGCTTCGAGAAGGCATAGACCAGATTTTGGTGTTTGATCACAATATCCAGCAGGCTTTCTTTAGCGTCAACCAGCTTCGATTCGGCAGACGCGACGTCGGCTTTTGTTGCTATGCCGATATCAAACTTTAATTTTGCTACACGCAAGTTTTCCTCTGCAACAGCGACTTGCTCTTTCGCGCTGTCATATTGCTCCTCTAGTTGCTTCACCCCGTGGTAAAGCGTACGTACCAGTTTATCCATCTGCTCTTTCGTGTTCATTGCGGCGACGGCCGCCTTGTCGATATCGATTGATTTGGCTTTGCCCGGCTCAGTACGTCCTGACAAGGAGTAGGCATAGGCCGTGTAGGCCGCTTCAGCCAGGTCCACCTTCTTTTGGGCAAGCCACACGGTAGGACTTTCATTCACCGCTTTGGTGATGGCAAAATCCACATCATCGACTTTCATTTTTTCAAAAGCCGGTCGGTCGACCAGCACAGGCCGCGCTTCTGCTCGCAATCCCATTAAATTATTGAACTTTTGGTAGGCATCCGCCAAGGCGCTTTCCGCTGACGCGAGGGAAGCCTCTGCGGCCGCCCGGGCTGCTTTGGCTTGAACAAAGGTAGGATTATCGATTGTTCCGACCTGACTGGCGGCAAAAGCGTTGTTGTATTGAATCTGCGCGTTGGTCAAGCGAATTTTGCAGTTATTTACTTTATCCTGCGCCTGGAGCAGACCATTGTATAACTGATAGGTTTGCATCACCACCGCATCTTCTTGCGCTTCTAAGTTTCTCTTATTCATGTTCCATGCCGTGTCAGCTTGATTGAGCCCCATGAAAGCCCCATAATACTGTTGGTCTCTGGCGTATCCGATTTGACTTGTGGTCTGATAGGTATGCATAACGGAGTCACCCAGGTAATTGCGCACCTCGAAGCTGCGTTCTAGGTCCAACTGTGCAATGCGAAGCGGTTTGCTGCTTTTTTTCGCCTGTTCTACCGCTTGTTGAAAAGTAAACTGAGGTTGGGTCTGGGCGACGTTCACAACCGTTGCTGACGTGTCCGCCATGGCCGGCAGCGTCATTCCGAATGTGAAGAGCAGCGCAGAGGCGCAGGCTACGAGTTTACGCATCAAAAGTCACCTCAATCATTTTACGTCGAATGTTCTCACCGTCTGAGCAGAAAGAGCCGGGTTCATCGCGAACCCGGCTCCTCTTTGATTGTCAGATGGCAACCAATCAGTTGACCGTGACGGTTTGGGTAGCGGCATCCCAAGTCGCGGTGATGCCCAGCGCCTGCGCAACCCACTTGACGGGGAGCATGATGCGGCCGGGTTCGACGATTTCGGGAGCGACGTCCATCGTCATCGTAACGCCATTGATGGTCAGGTCGGTGCTGCCCAGTTGCAGCTTCACAACACGGTCGCCCTTGATCAGGATAACCGATTGGTCGGCAGCGCTGAAGGAGATGTTGTTATCATCTACACCGACAGCTTTCGCGACGAAGCGAAGGGGCACATAGGTGCGGTCGTTCTTGATGTAGGGAGCGGCATCCATAGCGGTTTCGACGCCGCCGATGGTCATTTTGCTTTCGCCGATCTTGAAGGTGGCGGTGCGCTTCTGGTTCTGGTCGGCAGGGGTGATGACTTTACCGACAGCCAGCTTGACCGCCCAGCTCTGATCGAATTCGCCGGAGTCAACAGTAGTCGTGGTGAAGGTTACCGTATTATTGGGGGCTTCGGTGTACTCGGCGCCATTGTAGAAGAAAGAAGTAGCGGCTTTGTCGTTCTCGACGATAGCGTTGCCGCCGATTTTGGCTTCGATGGTGCCTTCGGGCACACTGCGGTCAAGGTCGACCTTGATGTTGGAGATCTTGATCTTGACAGCTTTGGTGCCGGCAGCTTTGATGGGGATCACAAGGGATGCATCGCCGTCGGCTTTGGCCACGCCGTCTTTGTCAATGTCGGCGTCGCCTTCGACAACTTCAACGGTCGGAGTGTTGTTAAAGGTCACACCGTCGGTCAGCTTGACTTTGATCTCCCGGTAGCTGCCTTTGATCTTGTCATCGATTAGGTTGCCTTTTTCGGCGGAAATGACGATGTCATTCAGGGTTTGTTCTTTCACACCGACGCGCAGCTCTTTGGTGTCAACAGTGGCCGACACGGGCAGAATGGCCTTGCCAAGAAGGACTTCGCCTTCGGCGCCTGCACGACCGGAGACGGTCGCTTTGATATCGCCTTCCGCGTTACCCTTGACAGAGATGTAGAACTGAACTTCCAGTTCCGACTTGGTGCCACCGGAGTTGCCTTTGTAGTTGATCTCCACATAGCTGTCTTTACCGTCGATGGTCGGCTTATCCC from Heliomicrobium modesticaldum Ice1 encodes the following:
- a CDS encoding tetratricopeptide repeat protein; translated protein: MFKKAIAFGLALSLSLLLTGCGFFKAGRADQPSGQSPSAAGGQANAVGQETAATAPVNVEELRNEAQKGDTSAQYKLGTVLISGDGVTKDADEGLKWLLQAAERGDARAQNNLGVLYFTGNGLPANGEEAVKWFRKAAEQGYDKGQYHLGYAYLNGVGVPLDAKEALKWMQLAAEQGNKDGQIALALMYENGVGTEKKLDQARAWYERAAAQGDKGARQKAEQLKQAGKPSD
- a CDS encoding O-antigen ligase family protein; its protein translation is MKVEEKAIKLCANYFAISVILLIGLAPFFRGLFFEREMNFHLYGASALALCAIVVLSLFRTSLPDASKKMVNRIWRSPYFIALTLLMLWYGISFFSAINPRLALYTWLRQIDYFMVFIFAFVATVFMYGEKKRAGSNYLLWILLALTAIGTVVAVIAIAAAQGFVAINGALVSGRLSSTLQYPNTLAAYLTVPFLTGIHLAALSRNRYGAALSASMSFLILLTVLGTQSRGAWMMIPLFIFLYWLGQKDKKRNLVLLSLLFAVAIAVSSMTVGPEVQLGHPNGRALLITLASALSLGGTWFVLLPFLRKWEEPAKVGKDGAERNEHRRWASIGTIVSGAVVLAILFIGAYVIFSGSDNPVLQRIMSISTGDNNFRERLVFYSDAFRMGLERPLLGWGGGGWKAGYRAYQSFLYNTTEVHNHFLQVWVETGIIGFVSFISLFLMMSFGLYSLWRNSRRCDNEWYVSSVWTIGISALALAMHSAMDFNLSLSAVALLLWALIGVYAACEQITGTGLSALLAKEAARSASLTDRWRNHRSESFGLLSSALLLMMLPMTIFPFLFRDAESEALAYASALDQKDVQGALHHLQQAMASDPWKADYPSAMAQLLVTNHERASDEKMKVRMLEESERYARKAVETDAFNAGAHMLLAQVLIARGNYEEALTEAEIGKACSPWLVTAYLDVAKVNSDVALRQRIALARGQAQPSWKSQSERALNRVIEIATEASGKKETLPPALRSLWRHQPDLTLTPELALMAGKAAVLLGDADRAESLLASATAQRDDVTKALAELWRGAALKKRGDHRGDEMMEAARSTSLTAASEYTLMKQLGL
- a CDS encoding TolC family protein; this translates as MRKLVACASALLFTFGMTLPAMADTSATVVNVAQTQPQFTFQQAVEQAKKSSKPLRIAQLDLERSFEVRNYLGDSVMHTYQTTSQIGYARDQQYYGAFMGLNQADTAWNMNKRNLEAQEDAVVMQTYQLYNGLLQAQDKVNNCKIRLTNAQIQYNNAFAASQVGTIDNPTFVQAKAARAAAEASLASAESALADAYQKFNNLMGLRAEARPVLVDRPAFEKMKVDDVDFAITKAVNESPTVWLAQKKVDLAEAAYTAYAYSLSGRTEPGKAKSIDIDKAAVAAMNTKEQMDKLVRTLYHGVKQLEEQYDSAKEQVAVAEENLRVAKLKFDIGIATKADVASAESKLVDAKESLLDIVIKHQNLVYAFSKPWAYAAVSS